Proteins found in one Buchnera aphidicola str. G002 (Myzus persicae) genomic segment:
- a CDS encoding DUF494 family protein — protein MFDILIYLFENYVHGESKIAIDYDSLTNDLSDIGFQQKDIYDALRWLKNLSSYKKNIISPMNSLSNQISIRIYTLEESFKLNSDCRGFILFLEQLEILKLDTREMIIERIMDLDVNELNIEDLKWIILIVLFNVPGCKEIYHKLENLLFNFQSEIIH, from the coding sequence ATGTTTGATATATTAATATATTTGTTTGAAAATTATGTACATGGTGAATCAAAAATTGCCATTGATTATGACAGTTTAACAAATGATTTATCAGATATCGGATTTCAACAAAAAGATATTTATGATGCTTTACGTTGGTTAAAAAATTTATCTTCTTATAAAAAAAATATTATTTCTCCTATGAATTCATTATCTAATCAGATTTCAATTCGAATTTATACGCTAGAAGAATCTTTTAAATTAAATTCTGATTGTCGTGGCTTCATACTTTTTTTAGAACAATTAGAAATATTAAAGTTAGACACACGTGAAATGATTATTGAAAGAATTATGGATTTAGATGTGAATGAATTAAATATTGAAGATTTAAAATGGATTATATTAATTGTATTATTCAATGTACCGGGATGCAAAGAAATTTATCATAAACTTGAAAATTTATTATTTAATTTTCAATCAGAAATAATTCATTAA
- the def gene encoding peptide deformylase — MSLLKILHYPDERLRLIAKPVHKINKQIQNIVNDMIDTMHQEEGIGLAAIQVNIPLQIIVISKIEQQKDYLILINPKIIKKEGKISIEEGCLSIPEYRAFVPRADYIKVQAINLYGQKIEIEAHSIVSICIQHEIDHLKGKLFIDYLSQFKQERIKKKLQKSVKRNQKKY, encoded by the coding sequence ATGTCTTTGTTAAAAATACTACATTATCCAGATGAACGTTTAAGATTGATTGCAAAACCTGTACATAAAATCAATAAACAAATACAAAATATTGTCAATGATATGATTGATACCATGCATCAAGAAGAAGGCATCGGTTTAGCAGCAATTCAAGTTAATATTCCCCTACAAATTATAGTTATTAGTAAAATAGAACAACAAAAAGATTATTTAATACTTATTAATCCAAAAATCATTAAAAAAGAAGGAAAGATTAGTATTGAAGAAGGATGTTTATCAATTCCAGAATATCGTGCTTTTGTACCAAGAGCGGATTATATAAAAGTTCAAGCAATAAATTTATATGGTCAAAAAATAGAAATAGAAGCACATTCTATAGTATCTATTTGTATACAACACGAGATAGATCATCTTAAAGGTAAACTTTTTATTGATTATTTATCACAGTTCAAGCAAGAAAGAATTAAAAAAAAATTACAAAAATCTGTGAAAAGAAATCAAAAAAAATATTAA
- the fmt gene encoding methionyl-tRNA formyltransferase, with translation MNKLKIIFAGTAYFSAEHLKALINSSHNIILVISQPDLPSGRGQKIIFSPVKKISINNKIPIYQPKDLNDKCFQKKLLQLNADIMIVVSYGQIIPKKILTMFPKGCINVHASLLPRWRGATPIQSAILYGDKETGISIIKMNEKIDSGTIIHQIKCNISSQDTTYSLSLKLIKIGIQALFEVLEKIIKNKIVEKKQNQKNVILSKKIYKKDGLLNWNDKAKKLERLIRAFNPWPICYFIIENQLIKVWQAKLVPLEKKNFHIGEIISANDDGIQINTSYQILKIEKIQLSGKKIMDVKNILLSKKKLFKIGTII, from the coding sequence TTGAATAAATTAAAAATTATTTTTGCTGGAACTGCATATTTTTCTGCAGAACATCTAAAAGCATTAATTAATTCTTCACATAATATAATATTAGTCATTAGTCAGCCTGATCTTCCCTCTGGAAGAGGGCAGAAAATTATTTTTTCTCCTGTTAAAAAAATATCTATAAATAATAAAATTCCCATTTATCAACCCAAAGATTTAAATGATAAATGTTTTCAAAAAAAACTCTTGCAATTAAATGCAGACATTATGATAGTAGTATCTTATGGTCAAATAATACCAAAAAAAATTCTGACCATGTTTCCAAAAGGTTGCATTAATGTTCATGCATCACTATTACCTAGATGGAGGGGAGCAACTCCGATTCAATCAGCAATTTTATATGGTGATAAAGAAACAGGTATTAGTATTATTAAAATGAATGAAAAAATTGATTCCGGTACTATCATACATCAAATAAAATGTAATATATCAAGTCAAGATACTACTTATAGTTTATCTTTAAAACTAATAAAAATTGGAATTCAAGCATTATTCGAAGTCCTAGAAAAAATTATTAAAAATAAAATTGTTGAAAAAAAACAAAATCAAAAAAACGTAATTTTATCAAAAAAAATTTATAAAAAAGATGGACTCTTAAACTGGAATGATAAAGCTAAAAAATTAGAACGATTAATAAGAGCATTTAATCCTTGGCCTATTTGTTATTTTATAATAGAAAATCAATTAATTAAAGTATGGCAAGCAAAACTCGTTCCTCTAGAAAAAAAAAATTTTCATATAGGAGAAATTATATCAGCTAATGATGATGGAATTCAAATAAATACATCTTATCAAATATTAAAAATTGAAAAAATACAATTATCTGGAAAAAAAATTATGGATGTTAAAAATATACTTCTTTCAAAAAAGAAATTATTTAAAATTGGAACTATTATATAA
- the rplQ gene encoding 50S ribosomal protein L17, with amino-acid sequence MRHRKSGRQLNRNSSHLKAMLKNMACSLLMHEIIKTTLAKAKELRRIVEPMITLSKIDTVSRRRLIFSRVRDNEIVSKLFKILGPSFFSRLGGYTRILKCGFRSGDKAPMAYIELVDRVKKNKKEKIIEQ; translated from the coding sequence ATGCGACATCGAAAAAGTGGTCGTCAATTAAATCGAAATAGTAGCCATCTTAAAGCTATGTTAAAAAATATGGCATGCTCGTTATTAATGCACGAAATTATAAAAACAACGTTAGCAAAAGCAAAAGAACTACGTCGTATTGTCGAACCTATGATAACTCTATCTAAAATAGATACAGTTTCTCGTAGACGATTAATTTTTTCTCGTGTACGTGATAATGAAATCGTATCAAAATTATTTAAGATACTAGGACCTTCTTTTTTTTCTAGATTAGGAGGTTATACACGTATTTTAAAATGCGGATTTCGATCTGGTGATAAAGCTCCTATGGCTTATATTGAATTAGTTGATCGTGTTAAAAAAAATAAAAAAGAAAAAATTATAGAACAATAA
- a CDS encoding DNA-directed RNA polymerase subunit alpha: MQNSIMDFLKPRLVDIEQISDTHTKVTLEPLERGFGHTLGNALRRILLSSMPGCAVTEVEIDGVLHEYSTKEGIQEDVLEILLNLKGLAVKVYGKDEVFLTLNKSGIGSVTAADIIHDGDVEIIKPEHVICNLTYENASIKMRIKVQRGRGYIPASSRIHVEDDLRPIGCLLVDACYSPIDRISYNVEAARVEQRTDLDKLIIEMETNGTIDPEEAIRRAATILAEQLEAFVDLRDVREPEIKEEKPEFDPILLRPVDDLELTVRSANCLKAEAIHYIGDLVQRTEVELLKTPNLGKKSLTEIKDILASRNLSLGMRLENWPPSSILDE; encoded by the coding sequence ATGCAGAATTCTATTATGGATTTTTTAAAACCACGGTTAGTTGATATTGAACAAATTAGTGATACTCATACTAAAGTTACTTTAGAACCATTAGAAAGAGGTTTTGGCCATACACTGGGTAATGCGCTGCGCAGAATTCTTCTTTCTTCTATGCCAGGATGTGCAGTTACTGAAGTCGAGATAGATGGCGTACTTCATGAGTATAGTACTAAAGAAGGAATACAAGAAGATGTTTTAGAAATATTGTTAAACTTAAAAGGATTGGCTGTAAAAGTATATGGTAAAGATGAAGTTTTTCTTACATTAAATAAATCTGGAATTGGTTCTGTCACTGCAGCAGATATTATACACGATGGTGATGTAGAAATTATCAAGCCAGAACATGTCATTTGTAACTTAACATATGAGAATGCTTCAATTAAAATGAGAATAAAAGTACAACGCGGAAGAGGTTATATTCCTGCTTCTTCCAGAATACATGTTGAAGATGATTTACGACCAATAGGTTGTTTATTAGTTGATGCTTGTTATAGTCCTATAGATCGAATTTCTTATAATGTAGAAGCAGCACGTGTAGAACAAAGAACAGATTTAGATAAATTAATTATTGAAATGGAAACTAATGGAACTATTGATCCAGAAGAAGCTATTAGACGTGCAGCCACTATTTTAGCTGAACAATTAGAAGCTTTTGTTGATTTAAGAGACGTACGAGAACCTGAGATTAAAGAAGAAAAACCTGAATTTGATCCAATTTTATTGCGTCCAGTAGATGATTTAGAATTAACAGTTCGTTCTGCTAATTGTCTAAAAGCAGAAGCTATACATTATATTGGTGATTTAGTCCAAAGAACTGAAGTAGAACTTTTAAAAACGCCTAATTTAGGTAAAAAATCTTTAACTGAAATCAAAGATATATTAGCTTCTCGTAATTTATCTCTTGGTATGAGATTAGAAAATTGGCCGCCGTCAAGTATTCTTGATGAATAA